The following is a genomic window from Candidatus Moraniibacteriota bacterium.
AGAAGAAATGCGAAAGAAAAAAGAAGGAGAAATCATGACAGTGTAGGTGAAATTCCAGGTTGTAAATGACAAGTTCCGGATAAATTTTCTTACAGCATCCAAAGATTCACAATGAATCGAGCCCCCGTTCTTTTGCTGCTTATGTGTAATTCAGCGATTCCTTTACCTCTATGTCTATAGTACTGGTCTTCATCATTGTTCTCGGAGCACTTATTTTTGTTCATGAATTGGGGCACTTCCTCATGGCGCGCAGGAGTGGTATGAAGGTAGAAGAATTTGGATTTGGCTTTCCGCCACGACTTGGCGGGTTCGTATGGAATGAGGAGAAAGGGCGGCATGTTTTTGTTGCGGGGAATAAAGACGTGTCGTCACCATATACGATATATTCAATCAATTGGATTCCTTTTGGCGGATTCGTCCGGATTAAGGGAGAAAATGGCGAGGGTGCCCAGGAGGATGACAGTTTTGCCTCGAAAGGCGCCGCCGATCGTATCAAGACGCTTTCAGCGGGTGTCGTGATGAATTTTCTCTTTGCCTGGCTGCTTATATCCATCGTGCTCATGATCGGTTTTCCGCGAGCGATTGATCCGGATGAAAAGGTGGACCCATCGAAAATAGAAGTGCAGATAGCACAAGTTGCGCCCGGGACTCCGGCGGAAGATATGGGCGCCAAGATGGGCGATACGATCGTATCCGTAAATGGAAAGAAGTTCTTGCGCGTTGAAGATGTGCAAAAAATCATTCAAGAGAACAAAGGGAGGGAGTTGGCGATCGAGGTAAATCGCGGGAAAGAAACACTTCTCCTCCATGGCGTGCCGCGCGTTGACTATCCCGAAGATCAGGGGGCGCTCGGTATTGCGCTCGGTGAAATTACTATCGCTCGGTACCCATTCTTTGAAGCGATCGTGCAGGGCGCAGTCAATACTTGGCAAAACACGGTGATGATGGTGACGGGAATCGGGATGCTTCTTGGGAGTCTCTTCACTTGGAATAGTGCTGGGCTTTCCGATGTGTCGGGGCCATTGGGTATTGCGTATCTTACCAAGGAAGTGACCAGTCTTGGCTTCGTCTATCTCCTCTATTTCACAGCAATTTTGAGTATCAATCTCGGCGTGTTGAACATACTCCCATTTCCCGCGCTCGATGGCGGGCGAGTGCTCTTTGTTCTTATTGAGAAAATAAAAGGTTCGCCAGTAAGTCAACGTGTGGAAGGCATATTCCATCAGGTTGGTTTTTTGTTGCTCATCCTCTTGATGGTTGCCGTGACTGTTCACGACTTT
Proteins encoded in this region:
- the rseP gene encoding RIP metalloprotease RseP, producing the protein MSIVLVFIIVLGALIFVHELGHFLMARRSGMKVEEFGFGFPPRLGGFVWNEEKGRHVFVAGNKDVSSPYTIYSINWIPFGGFVRIKGENGEGAQEDDSFASKGAADRIKTLSAGVVMNFLFAWLLISIVLMIGFPRAIDPDEKVDPSKIEVQIAQVAPGTPAEDMGAKMGDTIVSVNGKKFLRVEDVQKIIQENKGRELAIEVNRGKETLLLHGVPRVDYPEDQGALGIALGEITIARYPFFEAIVQGAVNTWQNTVMMVTGIGMLLGSLFTWNSAGLSDVSGPLGIAYLTKEVTSLGFVYLLYFTAILSINLGVLNILPFPALDGGRVLFVLIEKIKGSPVSQRVEGIFHQVGFLLLILLMVAVTVHDFAKFNIVGKIMGLF